A window of the Gossypium arboreum isolate Shixiya-1 chromosome 2, ASM2569848v2, whole genome shotgun sequence genome harbors these coding sequences:
- the LOC108461317 gene encoding ribonucleoside-diphosphate reductase large subunit-like, translated as MYVVKRDGRQEAVHFDKITARLKKLSYGLSIDHCDPVLVAQKVCAGVYKGVSTSQLDELAAETAAAMTANHPDYASLAARIVVSNLHKNTRKSFSETIKIMYNHFNERSGLKAPLIADDVYEIIMKNAALLDSEIIYDRDFDYDYFGFKTLERSYLLKVQGKVIERPQHMLMRVAVGIHKNDIDSAIKTYHMMSQRWFTHASPTLFNAGTPRPQLSSCFLLCMKDDSIEGIYDTLKECAIISKSAGGIGVSVHNIRATSSYIRGTNGTSNGIVPMLRVFNDTARYVDQGGGKRKGAFAIYLEPWHADIFEFLDLRKNHGKEEHRARDLFYALWVPDLFMQRVQSNGQWSLFCPNESPGLADCWGEEFEELYIHYEREGKAKKVVQAQSLWFEILKSQMETGTPYMLFKDTCNRKSNQQNLGTIKSSNLCTEIIEYTSPTETAVCNLASIALPRYVREKGVPPESHPCKLVGSRGSQNRYFDFDKLAEVTEIVTRNLNKIIDVNYYPVETAKRSNLRHRPIGIGVQGLADTFILLGMAFDSPEAQQLNKDIFETIYYHALKASSNIAEKEGPYETYNGSPVSKGILQQDMWGVTASNLWDWNALRDNIAKHGVRNSLLLAPMPTASTSQILGNNECFEPYTSNIYSRRVLSGEFVVVNKHLLHDLTEMSLWTPVVKNKIIHADGSVQNIPEIPHELKAIYRTVWEIKQKTLVDMAVDRGCYIDQSQSLNIHMDQPNFGKLTSLHFYAWSKGLKTGMYYLRSRAAADAIKFTVDTSMLKEKPKVEDDETRMAQMVCSLTNREECMSCGS; from the exons ATGTATGTGGTTAAGAGAGACGGGAGGCAAGAGGCCGTTCATTTCGATAAGATAACGGCGAGGTTGAAGAAATTGAGCTATGGGCTTAGCATCGATCACTGCGATCCAGTCCTTGTCGCTCAGAAGGTCTGCGCTGGTGTTTATAAAGGGGTCAGTACTAGCCAGCTTGATGAGTTGGCCGCTGAAACCGCCGCTGCTATGACTGCGAACCACCCTGATTATGCTTCC TTGGCGGCGAGGATTGTCGTTTCGAATTTACATAAAAATACTAGGAAGTCATTCTCTGAGAC GATTAAGATCATGTACAACCATTTCAATGAGAGATCTGGACTGAAGGCGCCTTTGATTGCTGATGATGTTTATGAAATCATCATGAAG AATGCTGCTCTGTTGGATAGTGAGATCATATATGATCGGGACTTTGACTATGATTATTTTGGTTTCAAAACCCTTGAGAGGTCCTACCTCTTAAAAGTTCAAGGGAAGGTTATAGAAAGGCCCCAACACATGTTAATGAGGGTTGCAGTTGGAATTCATAAGAATGACATTGATTCTGCTATAAAAACTTATCACATGATGTCTCAAAGATGGTTTACTCATGCTTCTCCCACACTTTTCAATGCTGGAACTCCAAGGCCTCAA TTGAGCAGCTGCTTTTTACTGTGTATGAAAGATGATAGTATCGAGGGAATATATGACACTTTGAAGGAGTGTGCTATAATCAGCAAATCAGCTGGAGGAATTGGTGTCTCAGTTCACAATATTCGGGCTACAAGTAGTTACATTCGTGGAACAAATGGTACATCTAATGGCATTGTCCCAATGCTGCGGGTGTTCAATGACACTGCTCGTTATGTTGATCAAGGAGGGGGGAAAAGAAAGG GTGCCTTTGCTATATATTTGGAGCCATGGCATGCTGACATTTTTGAGTTTCTAGACCTCCGGAAGAACCATGGAAAG GAAGAGCACCGGGCGCGTGATCTATTTTATGCTCTATGGGTGCCTGATCTTTTCATGCAAAGAGTCCAGAGTAATGGGCAGTGGTCATTATTCTGTCCTAATGAATCTCCAGGACTGGCAGATTGTTGGGGTGAAGAATTTGAGGAGCTGTATATTCATTATGAAAGAGAG GGCAAAGCAAAGAAGGTTGTCCAAGCACAGAGCTTGTGGTTTGAGATTCTGAAATCCCAGATGGAAACTGGTACCCCTTACATGCTATTTAAG GATACGTGCAATAGAAAAAGCAACCAGCAAAATCTCGGCACCATTAAATCTTCTAATCTGTGTACTGAGATCATTGAATACACAAGTCCAACAGAAACTGCTGTTTGCAATCTGGCCTCTATTGCACTACCAAGATATGTGAGGGAAAAG GGGGTTCCACCGGAGTCTCATCCATGTAAGCTTGTTGGTAGTAGAGGTTCTCAGAATAGATATTTCGACTTTGACAAACTGGCTGAG GTTACTGAAATTGTTACAAGAAATCTTAACAAAATAATTGATGTTAATTACTACCCTGTTGAAACTGCAAAAAGATCAAATTTGCGTCATAGACCCATTGGTATTGGAGTTCAGGGGCTTGCAGATACATTCATCTTACTTGGCATGGCCTTTGATTCACCTGAG GCTCAGCAGCTGAACAAGGACATATTTGAGACCATATACTACCATGCTCTGAAAGCTTCTTCTAATATAGCTGAGAAAGAGGGGCCATATGAGACATATAATGGGAGTCCTGTGAGTAAG GGTATTCTCCAGCAAGATATGTGGGGTGTTACTGCTTCAAATCTGTGGGACTGGAATGCTCTTAGAGACAACATAGCTAAGCATGGAGTGAGAAATTCACTTTTGTTAGCACCTATGCCAACTGCATCAACTAGCCAGATTCTTGGAAATAATGAGTGCTTTGAACCATATACTTCCAATATCTATAGTCGTAGAGTTCTGAG TGGTGAGTTTGTAGTGGTGAACAAGCATCTTCTTCATGACTTAACTGAGATGAGTCTTTGGACACCTGTTGTTAAGAACAAGATAATACACGCAGATGGTTCAGTTCAAAATATTCCTGAAATACCTCATGAACTGAAAGCAATTTACCG GACTGTTTGGGAAATTAAGCAAAAAACATTAGTTGATATGGCTGTTGATCGAGGATGCTACATAGACCAGAGCCAAAGCTTAAATATACATATGGACCAACCAAATTTCGGAAAACTTACATCCTTACACTTCTATGCCTGGTCCAAG GGTCTGAAGACAGGAATGTATTATTTAAGATCTCGTGCAGCAGCTGATGCAATTAAATTCACCGTTGATACATCGATGTTGAAG GAAAAGCCTAAAGTAGAAGATGATGAAACAAGAATGGCACAAATGGTTTGTTCCCTTACAAATCGTGAAGAGTGCATGTCTTGTGGGAGCTAA